The DNA sequence TGTCGATATTCGACTCTTCCCGTGGGTTGCTGCCCGAGGCGACGCGGTGATACACCGAATAGAAACCCACGGCGGCGCTGATGATCACGGCAATCACGGTCAGGGCATCGAGAAAGGCCGACAGGAAGGCCGAAAGGAAGCAGAACAGCAACGCCAGCAGGCTCTTGGAGCGAACGCCCAGCAGCAGTCGCGAGAACAGAAACAGCAACAGGTCCTTCATGAAGAAGATACCGGCGACCATGAACATCAGCAGCAGGATCACCGGGAAGTTGTGCTGCAGCTCTTCATACAAGGCCTGTGGCGTCGTCATTTTCAACAACAGGGCTTCGACCATCAGCAGCCCGCCTGGCATCAGCGGGTAGCACTTTAGCGCCATGCCCAGGGTGAAAATGAACTCGGCGACCAGAACCCAGCCAGCCGCCACGGGACCTGCACTCCACAGCAGCAAGGGATTGATGATCAGGAACAGGACAATGGTCGCTTTGTACCAGCGCGGAGAGTACCCCAGAAAGTTGCGGGCAAAGGCTTGGACCAATGAGCTGGGCATTGGAGATGTTTCCTTGGATTTCAAAAGGTGCGCAACTTGCCCGATGCGCGTGCGAAGATCAAGCAGTCCCGGTTTTGGCGCAAGTGCTGCCTCAAGCTGGAGGCATCCTTGATATAGTCCTTCGACGATTTACCCTACCCACTGTCGAGGATTGAAACGTGGCCGATTACCAGGCATTCAAAGTAGAGCTGACGGACAACATTGCTCATGTCCAGATCAACCGTCCGGAAAAGATCAACGCGATGAACGCGGCGTTCTGGAGCGAGATCGTCGACATCTTCCAGTGGATCGAATACACCGACGCGGTGCGGGTGGTGGTGCTGAGCGGCGCGGGCAAGCATTTCTCGTCGGGTATCGACCTGATGCTGCTGGCCTCGGTAGCCAATGAACTGGGCAAGGACGTTGGCCGTAACGCCCGTTTGCTGCGGCGCAAGATCCTGCAGATGCAGGCGTCGTTCAATGCCGTCGACAATTGCCGCAAACCGGTGCTGGCGGCCATCCAGGGTTATTGCCTGGGCGGTGCCATCGACCTTATCGCAGCCTGCGACATGCGTTACGCCGCCGACGACGCGCAATTCTCGATCAAGGAAATCGACATGGGCATGGCCGCCGATGTCGGCACTCTGCAGCGCTTGCCGCGGATCATCGGCGACGGCATGTTGCGCGAACTGGCCTATACCGGGCGCACCATCGATGCCGCCGAGGCGCGCAGCATCGGCCTGGTCAACCGCACCTGGCCCGACACTGCCAGCCTGCTTGACGGAGTCTTTGCCATTGCCCGTGAAATTGCAGGAAAATCACCCATAGCTGTCGCCGGCACCAAGGAAATGATCAGCTATATGCGCGATCATCGTATCGACGACGGTCTCGAATACATCGCGACCTGGAATGCCGCCATGCTGCAGTCGACCGACCTGCGCGTGGCCATGGCCGCCAGTATGAGCAAACAGAAACCGGAGTTTGCCGACTGACGCGCCGGCTTCGGGGGCTTGCAACCAAGGAACCTGAACATGTCTGAGCGTTGGATAACTGCAGTACTGGATACGATCGTTGGCGGCGGTTGGGCGGTTGCCCGTAGCTCTCAGGGTTTTCTGCTCGACGGCAATGGCGTGCTGTTCCCCCGTGAATGGCTCAAGCGCCAGGAACTGGATGTACTGTGCGAGCACGGCATCGGTCATTTCGATGGCGAGCCGGTCTACCTGCTCGAACTGAGAAACCCGCAGGACCTGCCGGGCTGCACCTGGCAGGGTTTG is a window from the Pseudomonas sp. LS1212 genome containing:
- a CDS encoding crotonase/enoyl-CoA hydratase family protein is translated as MADYQAFKVELTDNIAHVQINRPEKINAMNAAFWSEIVDIFQWIEYTDAVRVVVLSGAGKHFSSGIDLMLLASVANELGKDVGRNARLLRRKILQMQASFNAVDNCRKPVLAAIQGYCLGGAIDLIAACDMRYAADDAQFSIKEIDMGMAADVGTLQRLPRIIGDGMLRELAYTGRTIDAAEARSIGLVNRTWPDTASLLDGVFAIAREIAGKSPIAVAGTKEMISYMRDHRIDDGLEYIATWNAAMLQSTDLRVAMAASMSKQKPEFAD